In Shinella sp. XGS7, a single genomic region encodes these proteins:
- a CDS encoding carboxymuconolactone decarboxylase family protein → MFKKFLEFSQAIAAGGRLEPGLSHLVDIRASQLNGCAFCLDMHVKQARMHGERELRLHHVAIWPESPLFSARERAALAWTEALTRMAPGGVSDALYAQVREQFSEQELVDLSYRVMAINGWNRINVAFRALPGAQDKAWGLDKAGLV, encoded by the coding sequence CTGTTCAAGAAGTTCCTCGAGTTCAGCCAGGCCATCGCGGCCGGCGGTCGCCTCGAGCCGGGGCTTTCGCATCTGGTGGACATCCGCGCCTCCCAGCTCAATGGCTGCGCCTTCTGCCTGGACATGCATGTCAAGCAGGCCAGGATGCATGGTGAGCGCGAGCTGCGCCTGCACCATGTGGCCATCTGGCCCGAGTCCCCGCTGTTCAGCGCCCGTGAGCGCGCCGCCCTGGCCTGGACCGAGGCCCTGACCCGCATGGCGCCCGGCGGCGTCTCCGATGCGCTCTATGCCCAGGTGCGCGAGCAGTTCAGCGAGCAGGAGCTGGTGGACCTCAGTTATCGGGTGATGGCCATCAATGGCTGGAACCGCATCAATGTGGCCTTCCGCGCCCTGCCCGGCGCGCAGGACAAGGCCTGGGGCCTGGACAAGGCCGGCCTGGTCTGA
- a CDS encoding EthD family reductase — MIKVSVMYPYQAGARFDHDYYRERHMPLVQARLGAACLFYTVDKGLAGGAPGQPPAYTAMCHIHAESPEAFQAAFAPHAKEILGDIANYTDLQPLLQISEVVVGERG; from the coding sequence ATGATCAAAGTCAGCGTGATGTATCCCTACCAGGCCGGCGCGCGCTTCGACCACGACTACTACCGCGAGCGCCACATGCCCCTGGTGCAGGCCCGCCTGGGCGCGGCCTGCCTGTTCTACACCGTGGACAAGGGTCTGGCCGGCGGGGCCCCGGGCCAGCCCCCGGCCTACACGGCCATGTGCCACATCCACGCCGAATCGCCCGAGGCCTTCCAGGCCGCCTTCGCGCCGCATGCCAAGGAGATCCTGGGCGATATCGCCAACTACACCGATCTGCAGCCCCTGCTGCAGATCAGCGAGGTGGTGGTGGGCGAGCGCGGCTGA
- a CDS encoding isochorismatase family protein: MTRCLLLVIDIQRGAFDGQRCPPIDTPEPFLAHARALVEAAREGEHPIVFVQHCETTPGEVFEEGTPHWLLHEALQPDPARGAQERILKKYASSAFEHTELDAWLQALGDGEAPELLVCGLQSEFCVSNTVRSALALGYAVQLAEDAHNTWPSADRSAAEIRAEVNAQLARAGARLASTEALSARLSRGAGSGLMDLPLP; encoded by the coding sequence ATGACCCGCTGCCTCCTGCTCGTGATCGACATCCAGCGCGGCGCCTTCGACGGCCAGCGCTGCCCGCCCATCGACACGCCCGAACCCTTCCTGGCCCACGCCCGCGCCCTGGTGGAGGCCGCGCGCGAGGGCGAGCACCCCATCGTCTTCGTGCAGCACTGCGAGACCACGCCCGGCGAGGTGTTCGAGGAAGGCACGCCCCACTGGCTGCTGCACGAGGCCCTGCAGCCCGATCCGGCCCGCGGCGCGCAGGAGCGCATCCTCAAGAAATACGCGTCCAGCGCCTTCGAGCACACCGAGCTGGACGCCTGGCTGCAGGCCTTGGGTGACGGCGAGGCGCCGGAGCTGCTGGTCTGCGGCCTGCAGAGCGAGTTCTGCGTGAGCAACACGGTGCGCTCGGCCCTGGCCCTGGGCTATGCGGTGCAGCTGGCCGAGGACGCGCACAACACCTGGCCCTCGGCGGACCGCAGCGCCGCCGAGATCCGGGCCGAGGTCAATGCCCAGCTGGCCCGGGCCGGCGCGCGGCTCGCGTCCACCGAGGCGCTGAGTGCGCGGCTGTCCCGCGGCGCGGGGTCGGGCCTGATGGACCTGCCTCTGCCATGA
- a CDS encoding VOC family protein: MLHHLSFGVRDLALAGAFYDAALGALGFRRVFDGPESIGYGLVDDQDQLLLNLEPEARAPGPGFHLAFDAPTRAAVDAFHAQALRVGGRDNGAPGLRPDYGPHYYAAFLVDPDGHRIEAVCKQVPA, encoded by the coding sequence ATGCTGCATCACCTTTCCTTCGGCGTGCGCGACCTGGCCCTGGCCGGCGCCTTCTACGACGCGGCCCTGGGCGCCCTGGGCTTTCGCCGCGTCTTCGACGGCCCCGAGTCCATCGGCTACGGCCTGGTCGACGACCAGGACCAGCTGCTGCTGAACCTGGAGCCCGAGGCCCGCGCCCCGGGACCGGGCTTCCACCTGGCCTTCGACGCGCCCACCCGCGCCGCGGTGGATGCATTCCACGCCCAGGCCCTGCGCGTGGGCGGGCGCGACAACGGCGCCCCAGGCCTGCGCCCCGACTACGGCCCGCACTACTACGCGGCCTTTCTGGTGGACCCCGACGGCCACCGCATCGAGGCGGTGTGCAAGCAGGTTCCCGCCTGA
- a CDS encoding excalibur calcium-binding domain-containing protein translates to MMRWLCTAALLLLAAGPGLAAPANKCVIDGQVSYQQGPCPSGQVRKPPTVEELNAAEKRRRAAAAEAATTNTKPATPSPQTSTPAPATTPAISPRMPAYRCDGRRYCSQMSSCAEAKFFLANCPGVEMDGDKDGIPCEQQYCH, encoded by the coding sequence ATGATGCGCTGGCTCTGCACCGCGGCACTCCTGCTTCTGGCTGCCGGGCCGGGCCTGGCGGCACCGGCCAACAAGTGCGTGATCGACGGCCAGGTCAGCTACCAGCAAGGCCCCTGCCCCAGCGGCCAGGTGCGCAAGCCACCAACGGTGGAAGAGCTCAATGCCGCAGAGAAGCGGCGTCGCGCCGCGGCGGCGGAAGCCGCCACCACAAACACCAAGCCCGCCACACCCTCGCCCCAGACCAGCACGCCAGCGCCAGCAACCACACCTGCAATCAGCCCCCGCATGCCAGCCTATCGCTGCGATGGCCGGCGTTACTGCTCGCAGATGAGTTCCTGCGCCGAGGCCAAGTTCTTCCTCGCCAACTGCCCCGGGGTGGAGATGGATGGCGACAAGGACGGCATTCCCTGCGAACAGCAGTACTGCCACTGA
- a CDS encoding NIPSNAP family protein, with the protein MITCHLRYVLDPSKLKEFEHYARIWIPLVRKFGGQHHGYLLPSEGANNIALASFSFPSLAAYEEYRHRSFQDPDCQAAFRYAEETRCIISYERSFFRPVFE; encoded by the coding sequence ATGATCACCTGCCACCTCCGCTATGTGCTGGACCCCAGCAAGCTCAAGGAGTTCGAGCACTACGCCCGGATCTGGATACCCCTGGTCCGCAAGTTTGGCGGCCAGCACCACGGCTATCTGCTGCCCTCGGAGGGTGCCAACAATATTGCCCTGGCGTCCTTCAGCTTTCCCTCGCTGGCGGCCTACGAGGAATACCGCCATCGGTCCTTCCAGGACCCGGACTGCCAGGCCGCCTTCCGCTACGCCGAAGAAACGCGCTGCATCATCAGCTATGAGCGCAGCTTCTTCCGGCCGGTCTTCGAGTGA
- a CDS encoding ubiquinone/menaquinone biosynthesis methyltransferase translates to MASKSDCGGSGSGKENAAAFTWQKDDVFGRIAGRYDVLCDVFSFGIHRLWKQRMARRIACTSWGDLLDGATGTGDIILRLLAADASPDRKIVASDISPKMLAVAQDRLAKHRARLQLRQLDMEAMPTIPDASFDAYSISLGLKICDRHRALGEAFRILRPGGQLFVLEASHIPWRPLHSAYLAYMSLCMPLLGWLATGGDASAYKYLLKGILDFPSAEELSAEIQGHGFEQVGFERLSLGIVAIHWGSKPQPRINQD, encoded by the coding sequence ATGGCATCGAAATCGGATTGCGGCGGTTCAGGTTCCGGCAAAGAGAATGCCGCCGCCTTCACGTGGCAGAAAGACGATGTGTTCGGCCGCATTGCTGGCCGCTATGACGTGCTGTGCGATGTATTCAGTTTCGGCATCCATCGTCTCTGGAAGCAGCGCATGGCTAGGCGCATCGCATGCACGAGCTGGGGCGACCTGCTGGATGGCGCCACCGGCACAGGCGACATCATCCTGCGTCTGCTCGCTGCTGATGCCAGCCCAGACCGCAAGATCGTCGCGTCCGACATAAGCCCCAAGATGCTGGCCGTCGCGCAAGACAGGCTGGCCAAGCACCGGGCGCGACTCCAGCTCAGACAGCTGGACATGGAAGCCATGCCCACAATCCCGGATGCGAGCTTCGACGCCTATTCCATCTCCCTTGGTTTGAAAATCTGTGACCGGCACCGCGCTCTTGGCGAAGCCTTTCGCATTCTTCGTCCCGGAGGCCAGCTCTTTGTTCTGGAGGCATCCCATATACCTTGGAGGCCGCTTCATTCGGCCTACCTGGCCTATATGTCGCTGTGTATGCCCCTGCTGGGATGGCTCGCTACCGGTGGCGACGCATCGGCATACAAGTACCTGCTCAAGGGCATTCTTGACTTCCCGTCGGCTGAGGAACTGAGCGCAGAGATCCAAGGCCACGGCTTCGAGCAGGTCGGCTTCGAACGCCTGTCACTCGGTATCGTGGCGATTCACTGGGGGAGCAAGCCGCAACCTCGAATCAACCAAGACTGA
- the argG gene encoding argininosuccinate synthase, producing MATILQKIPAGERVGIAFSGGLDTSAAVHWMRAKGAVPCAYTANLGQPDESDYEEIPRKALAYGAEIARLIDCRAQLVAEGIAAIQCGAFHIKSGGATYFNTTPLGRAVTGTALVVAMRDDGVNIWGDGSTYKGNDIERFYRYGLLANPALKIYKPWLDQSFIDELGGRKEMSEYLIANGFDYKMSVEKAYSTDSNMLGATHEAKDLEFLNAGMNIVKPIMGVAFWREDVVVKPETVTVRFEEGVPVALNGRTFANAVELFAEANAIGGRHGLGMCDQIENRIIEAKSRGIYEAPGMALLHIAYERLVTGIHNEDTIEQYRMNGMKLGRLLYQGRWFDPQCLMLRETAQRWVARAITGEVTLELRRGNDYSIMDTVSPNLTYAPERLSMEKVEDAAFTPADRIGQLTMRNLDITDTRAKLGIYTQTGLLGGQSEGSVQLLTGGADKA from the coding sequence GTGGCCACCATCCTGCAAAAGATTCCCGCTGGCGAACGCGTCGGCATCGCCTTCTCCGGCGGTCTGGACACCAGCGCCGCCGTGCACTGGATGCGCGCCAAGGGCGCCGTGCCCTGTGCCTACACCGCCAATCTGGGCCAGCCCGACGAGAGCGACTACGAGGAGATCCCGCGCAAGGCCCTGGCCTATGGCGCCGAGATCGCCCGCCTGATCGACTGCCGCGCGCAGCTGGTGGCCGAAGGCATTGCCGCCATCCAGTGCGGTGCCTTTCACATCAAGAGCGGCGGCGCCACCTACTTCAACACCACCCCGCTGGGCCGCGCCGTGACCGGCACCGCCCTGGTGGTGGCCATGCGCGACGACGGCGTCAATATCTGGGGCGATGGCTCGACCTACAAGGGCAATGACATCGAGCGTTTCTACCGCTACGGCCTGCTGGCCAACCCGGCGCTGAAGATCTACAAGCCCTGGCTGGACCAGAGCTTCATCGACGAGCTGGGCGGCCGCAAGGAGATGAGCGAGTACCTCATCGCCAACGGCTTCGACTACAAGATGAGCGTGGAGAAGGCCTACAGCACCGACTCCAATATGCTGGGCGCCACCCACGAGGCCAAGGACCTGGAGTTCCTGAACGCCGGCATGAACATCGTCAAGCCCATCATGGGCGTGGCCTTCTGGCGCGAGGACGTGGTCGTCAAGCCCGAGACCGTGACCGTGCGCTTCGAGGAAGGCGTGCCCGTGGCCCTGAACGGCCGTACCTTCGCCAACGCGGTGGAGCTGTTTGCCGAGGCCAACGCCATCGGTGGCCGCCACGGCCTGGGCATGTGCGACCAGATCGAGAACCGCATCATCGAGGCCAAGAGCCGCGGCATCTACGAAGCCCCGGGCATGGCCCTGCTGCACATCGCCTACGAGCGCCTGGTGACCGGCATCCACAACGAGGACACCATCGAGCAGTACCGCATGAACGGCATGAAGCTGGGCCGCCTGCTGTACCAGGGCCGCTGGTTTGACCCGCAATGCCTGATGCTGCGCGAAACCGCCCAGCGCTGGGTGGCCCGCGCCATCACCGGCGAGGTGACCCTGGAGCTGCGCCGCGGCAATGACTACAGCATCATGGACACCGTCAGCCCCAACCTGACCTATGCGCCCGAGCGCCTGTCCATGGAGAAGGTGGAAGACGCCGCCTTCACCCCGGCCGACCGCATCGGCCAGCTGACCATGCGCAATCTGGACATCACCGACACCCGCGCCAAGCTGGGCATCTACACCCAGACCGGCCTGCTGGGCGGCCAGAGCGAAGGCAGCGTGCAGCTGCTGACCGGCGGCGCCGACAAGGCCTGA
- a CDS encoding YigZ family protein, with amino-acid sequence MPHSLAAPVHSELTIKKSRFIACVEPCADRAAALARVAALRVQHPGAAHVCWALMAGGQSAANDDGEPGGTAGRPMLEVLRHQDLEGVLATVVRYFGGVKLGAGGLVRAYTDAVAQALLGAEKVPQLRLSRLRCTLPYALEGLVRRELELHGAQLLAVQHGALVEMSLSLPEPAAGALLARLNEAGQGRIGWLRPDA; translated from the coding sequence ATGCCCCACAGCCTTGCCGCCCCGGTTCACAGCGAACTGACGATCAAGAAAAGCCGCTTCATCGCCTGCGTCGAGCCCTGCGCCGACCGCGCCGCGGCCCTGGCCCGGGTCGCGGCACTTCGTGTGCAGCACCCCGGCGCGGCCCATGTGTGCTGGGCCCTGATGGCTGGCGGCCAGAGCGCGGCCAACGACGATGGCGAGCCCGGCGGCACCGCGGGCCGGCCCATGCTGGAAGTGCTGCGCCACCAGGACCTGGAAGGCGTGCTGGCCACCGTGGTGCGCTATTTCGGTGGCGTGAAGCTGGGCGCGGGCGGCCTGGTGCGCGCCTACACCGACGCCGTGGCCCAGGCCCTGCTGGGCGCCGAGAAAGTGCCCCAGCTGCGCCTGAGCCGGCTGCGCTGCACCCTGCCCTATGCGCTGGAGGGTCTGGTGCGCCGCGAGCTGGAGCTGCACGGCGCCCAGCTGCTGGCCGTGCAGCACGGCGCCCTGGTCGAGATGAGCCTGTCACTGCCCGAGCCGGCCGCCGGCGCGCTGCTCGCCCGGCTGAACGAGGCCGGTCAGGGCCGGATCGGCTGGTTGCGGCCCGACGCCTAG
- a CDS encoding PEP-CTERM sorting domain-containing protein: MTDSNYARITEGYAGFKWSEYFSYVKASSIPDSGYVRGRISGDYVAYTSRGEPVGISRDSGFDLNSGYFTSAWVAQEITALGYVGNAADPAYSMTFTLNSSGPSLINFNWQDLTRVSFMQASPGLNKQFVIDNLVVDETRQSVPEPGSLALVIGGLALAGAVSRRRA, encoded by the coding sequence TTGACGGACAGCAACTACGCCCGCATCACGGAAGGTTATGCGGGCTTCAAGTGGTCCGAGTATTTTTCGTATGTGAAGGCGTCGAGCATCCCGGACTCCGGCTACGTCAGGGGCCGCATCTCCGGCGACTACGTGGCCTACACATCCCGTGGCGAGCCCGTCGGGATCAGCCGCGACAGCGGCTTCGATCTCAACAGCGGCTACTTCACCAGTGCCTGGGTTGCCCAGGAGATCACCGCACTGGGCTATGTCGGCAATGCAGCCGATCCGGCCTACAGCATGACCTTCACGCTGAACAGCAGCGGCCCCTCGCTGATCAACTTCAACTGGCAGGACTTGACGCGCGTGAGCTTCATGCAAGCATCGCCAGGCCTCAACAAGCAGTTCGTGATCGACAATCTGGTCGTTGATGAGACCCGCCAGTCCGTCCCCGAACCCGGCAGCCTGGCCCTTGTGATTGGCGGCCTGGCCCTGGCCGGCGCCGTGAGCCGCCGCCGGGCCTGA
- a CDS encoding ABC transporter substrate-binding protein produces the protein MLSRPPLIAVRFSAGRPLAAILGGLLLGLSPLAAQAAPPEPVADAGADCGPYRVGLREYPQLYQRQGDGRHEGLDREFFEQLTARSGCRFSFQLESQPRIWQHLRSGSLDLASWVVPSAERQVLVHMIPLLTARPMAVTWRERGPMSQADFLADTQLKAVAIRQALYGPGYDTLLQRLREQGRLSEVADFETALRAFAAHRGDLLIAFPWSLAGQPWAWLEQLRFSDWHAGAGSLYSTLALSRSTVRPADLRRIERALRVMQQDGSLAQLVARYLPPEGVQVLPAGTPLPPLPASAPARAAPAPAPAPASR, from the coding sequence ATGCTGTCTCGCCCGCCCCTGATCGCCGTCCGCTTCTCTGCCGGACGACCACTGGCCGCGATCCTGGGAGGTCTGCTGCTGGGGCTGAGCCCCCTCGCCGCCCAGGCCGCCCCGCCCGAGCCTGTGGCCGACGCCGGCGCGGACTGCGGCCCCTACCGCGTGGGCCTGCGCGAGTACCCCCAGCTCTACCAGCGCCAGGGCGACGGTCGCCATGAAGGGCTGGACCGCGAGTTCTTCGAGCAGCTGACCGCGCGCAGCGGCTGCCGCTTCAGCTTCCAGCTCGAATCCCAGCCCCGCATCTGGCAGCACCTGCGCAGCGGCAGCCTGGACCTGGCCAGCTGGGTGGTGCCCAGCGCCGAGCGTCAGGTCCTGGTGCACATGATCCCCCTGCTCACCGCCCGCCCCATGGCCGTGACCTGGCGCGAACGCGGCCCCATGAGCCAGGCCGACTTCCTGGCCGACACGCAGCTCAAGGCCGTGGCCATACGCCAGGCGCTCTACGGCCCCGGCTACGACACCCTGCTGCAGCGCCTGCGCGAGCAGGGCCGGCTGAGCGAGGTGGCCGATTTCGAGACCGCGCTGCGCGCTTTCGCCGCCCATCGGGGCGATCTGCTGATCGCCTTTCCCTGGAGCCTGGCAGGCCAGCCCTGGGCCTGGCTGGAGCAACTGCGCTTCTCGGACTGGCATGCCGGCGCCGGCTCGCTCTACTCCACCCTGGCGCTCTCGCGCAGCACGGTGCGGCCGGCCGATCTGCGCCGCATCGAGCGCGCCCTGCGGGTCATGCAGCAGGACGGCAGCCTGGCCCAGCTGGTCGCGCGCTATCTGCCGCCCGAGGGCGTGCAGGTGCTGCCGGCGGGCACGCCGCTGCCACCGCTGCCCGCCTCAGCCCCCGCCCGGGCGGCCCCGGCCCCGGCCCCAGCCCCGGCCTCGCGCTGA
- the tgt gene encoding tRNA guanosine(34) transglycosylase Tgt — protein MLKFDLLKTEGRARRGVLTLNHGVVQTPIFMPVGTYGTVKGVMPRSLEEMGAQIILGNTFHLWMRPGLDIMKQFGGLHQFERWNKPILTDSGGFQVWSLGEMRKISEEGVKFASPVNGDKLFLTPEISMQIQTVLNSDIVMQFDECTPYETKGHITTEIEARKSMEMSLRWAKRCQDEFARLQNPNALFGIVQGGMFENLRDHSLTGLAALDLPGYAIGGLSVGEPKADMQRVLAHIGHQLPAHKPRYLMGVGTPDDMLKSVARGIDMFDCVMPTRNARNGHLFTRYGDLRLRNSRYKADERPVDETCTCYTCKGVTNADGSVSGGFSRAYLHHLDRCGEMLGPMLTSIHNLHYYLNLMKEVREALDAGDFAGFQKKFAEDRARGV, from the coding sequence ATGCTGAAGTTCGACCTGCTCAAGACCGAAGGCCGCGCGCGTCGCGGCGTGCTCACGCTCAACCATGGCGTGGTGCAGACCCCCATCTTCATGCCCGTGGGCACCTATGGGACGGTCAAGGGCGTGATGCCGCGCTCGCTGGAGGAGATGGGCGCCCAGATCATCCTGGGCAACACCTTCCATCTCTGGATGCGGCCGGGCCTGGACATCATGAAGCAGTTCGGCGGCCTGCATCAGTTCGAGCGCTGGAACAAGCCCATCCTCACCGACAGCGGCGGCTTCCAGGTCTGGAGCCTGGGCGAGATGCGCAAGATCAGCGAGGAGGGCGTCAAGTTCGCCTCGCCGGTCAACGGCGACAAGCTCTTCCTCACGCCCGAGATCTCCATGCAGATCCAGACGGTGCTGAACTCCGACATCGTCATGCAGTTCGACGAGTGCACGCCCTACGAGACCAAGGGCCACATCACCACCGAGATCGAGGCGCGCAAGTCCATGGAGATGAGCCTGCGCTGGGCCAAGCGCTGCCAGGACGAATTCGCCCGGCTGCAGAACCCCAATGCCCTGTTCGGCATCGTGCAGGGTGGCATGTTCGAGAACCTGCGCGACCACTCCCTGACCGGCCTGGCCGCCCTGGACCTGCCCGGCTATGCCATCGGCGGCCTCTCGGTGGGCGAGCCCAAGGCCGATATGCAGCGCGTGCTGGCCCATATCGGCCACCAGCTGCCGGCCCACAAGCCGCGCTACCTGATGGGCGTCGGCACGCCCGACGACATGCTGAAATCCGTCGCGCGCGGCATCGACATGTTCGACTGCGTGATGCCGACCCGCAATGCGCGCAACGGCCACCTCTTCACCCGCTACGGCGATCTGCGCCTGCGCAACAGCCGCTACAAGGCTGACGAGCGCCCCGTCGACGAGACCTGCACCTGCTACACCTGCAAGGGCGTGACGAATGCCGATGGCTCGGTCAGCGGCGGCTTCAGCCGCGCCTATCTGCACCACCTGGACCGCTGTGGCGAGATGCTGGGCCCCATGCTCACCAGCATCCACAACCTGCACTACTACCTGAACCTGATGAAGGAAGTGCGCGAGGCCCTGGACGCGGGCGACTTCGCGGGCTTCCAGAAGAAGTTCGCCGAGGACAGGGCGCGCGGGGTCTGA